DNA from Lentibacillus amyloliquefaciens:
GACAGTCCGTGCTCCGCTGAAAAACCGGTTGAGAAATGTCAGGATGATCAAGACAATTGCAATTGGATAAATGAACGTCAGGACCGGTACCGAAACACTTATTATGGTGTTTAACCCCTGATTGGCAACCAGATAGCTGGCCGCTGTTACTAAAGCAATAATCCAATTGTACGAGAAGCCGGTTATTTTATGGAAAAATTGGCCGCACGCAACAACCAGCCCGACGGATGTGGTGAAACAGGCAAGTGCTACGATAACTCCAAGCAAAAGGGCCCCGAAGCTTCCGAACATCATATCAGCAGCGTTTGATAGAATAGCGCCGCCGTTGGAAAAGTCCCCTTCAGAAGCCATTTTTGAACCGATCCAGCCAATGGACGTATAAACAGCTGTCAGACCGATCCCCGCGACAAGCCCTGCCTGTAATGTCGATTTAACAAGTTCATGATGCTGCATGACACCGCGGTCTTTAAATGCATTGACAACAATAATTCCAAAAGCCAATGCTGCAATAGCATCCATTGTCAAATAACCTTCGACGAATCCGGTGAACAATGGAGTATCTGTATATTTCTCAATCGGATTTTCCGTTGGGGTATTCAACAGCAAAAAACCACCAATGGATAGGGTGACGATTGCCAGAACCAACACCGGTGTCAGGAATTGGCCAATCCGATCGACTATTTTTGACGGGTTCATGCTGACGATATAAACCAGAACGAAAAAGACTGTCGTAAATATGAATAGTAATAAAGAAGTGCTTCCGGCAAACGGTTCGACACTCATTTCAAATGCAACAGTAGCGGCACGCGGGATGCCAAAAAATGGTCCGATGGCAAGATAAACGAGCGATGTGAAAATAAGACCGAACAATGGATGAACACGATCTGCCAGTTCGCGTGCATCATTTTTGACAAATGAAACAGCGGAAACAGCAAGCACCGGCAGTCCCACACCGGTCAGTACAAAACCTGCAATGGCTGCCCAAAAAGAAGTTCCGGCTTCGATTCCTAAGGTAGGCGGGTAGATGAGATTTCCCGCACCGAAAAATAATGCAAATAACATAAATCCAATGATGACGGTGTCTTTTTTCATGGTATTTATTCCTTTCTAAGCTGGCATGATTTCACGTAAAAAATAAAATAATCAAAAAATAGATTTAAAATTGTCACAAAGCAAAAAAAGTCTAACAAGACAGATAATACTTGTCAATGTGCACTGCAATCCAATTGTGACGTTTTTGTGGAGGCGATTAAATATTTATTAAAACTAAATTGTTTACATATACTTTTTCCGCCTTTAAAATAACTTTATCTCTTGTGTTACGGAATGCAATAATGTCCTGAATGCAGAAGCTATAATGGCAGCTCGTGTATTTTTTTGAGTTGTTCATCAACCATCCAAACGTTCAGACGCAAAGTTTATCTTATAGGACACGGCTTTATCCCGCATATAACGGGCAGTAAGACCTCCACCTCCAAAATAAAGTTTAGGTGGGAGATCAACTGCCCGTAAATGTCCGATTCTGTTCAACTAACAATCATTGACGGAAAAAAGCGCTCCGCCAATGATTGAAGTTTCACTTTATCCCGCATGTAATGGTCAGTAACCCACCGAAGAACGGCGGCTAACTGCCCGTAAATGTCCGATTCTGTTCAACTAACAATCATTGACGGAAAAAAGCCTCCGCCAATGATTGAAGTTTCACTTTATGGAAACTCTAATTTTAAGGGGGGACGTTTATGGTTCCATCTCTTTTATTCGAAATAATGTTAATCGGTCTTCTTGGGATAGGTTCACAGTGGGTTGCCTGGCGTTATCGAATGCCGGCAATCGTAATCATGTCCATCACCGGTCTGCTTGCAGGTCCGATTTTAGGTCTTATGAATCCTGAAGAAGACTTTGGAGAGTTGTACAATCCGATTATATCCGTTGCGGTAGCTATTATTCTTTTTGAGGGAAGCTTGAACTTGAGCTTTAAAGAAATCCGCGGACTGGGCAGGCCTGTTTTCCGGATATCGACAATAGGGGCTTTCCTGTCCTGGATTCTTGGTTCACTCACAGCGCATTATGTAGCTGGACTGAGTTGGACCGCAGCGTTTGTTATCGGCGGTATTTTCATTGTGACAGGGCCAACTGTTATTATGCCGCTTCTCCGTCAGTCCAAATTGAAACCGCGCCCTGCAAAAATTCTCAAGTGGGAAGGGATTATCGTAGACCCGGTTGGTGCATTGCTTGCGGTCTTTGCATTTGAAATCATCACGTTTTTGACGGCTAATAATCCTGATGGGTCATCGCTCTTAATTTTCTTTGCCGCATCTGTCTTTGCCGGCATATTGGGCTGGGCATGC
Protein-coding regions in this window:
- the brnQ gene encoding branched-chain amino acid transport system II carrier protein, with the protein product MKKDTVIIGFMLFALFFGAGNLIYPPTLGIEAGTSFWAAIAGFVLTGVGLPVLAVSAVSFVKNDARELADRVHPLFGLIFTSLVYLAIGPFFGIPRAATVAFEMSVEPFAGSTSLLLFIFTTVFFVLVYIVSMNPSKIVDRIGQFLTPVLVLAIVTLSIGGFLLLNTPTENPIEKYTDTPLFTGFVEGYLTMDAIAALAFGIIVVNAFKDRGVMQHHELVKSTLQAGLVAGIGLTAVYTSIGWIGSKMASEGDFSNGGAILSNAADMMFGSFGALLLGVIVALACFTTSVGLVVACGQFFHKITGFSYNWIIALVTAASYLVANQGLNTIISVSVPVLTFIYPIAIVLIILTFLNRFFSGARTVYLGAILLTALVALYDGLAAFGVDMPAVTSVMQQLPFFSIGLGWLIPAIAGGLIGYLFKDKAEVFK